The following are encoded together in the Verrucomicrobiota bacterium genome:
- the obgE gene encoding GTPase ObgE has product MFVDEVKVYARAGHGGKGCIAFRREAYRPKGGPDGGNGGRGGDVILEADHDLNNLINQFYQPRLIAQDGGFGLGKGMDGRAGRDHVVKVPCGTLVWRAANPAAPTDAATGTGDDEDRPIMASSGQRPVIRYSGRSKFEEIDLAQVPPESAPGKPERGELVADLTQHGQRHELCKGGRGGLGNRNFATAARQSPRFAQPGEPGTEGEFLFELRIMADVGLVGFPNAGKSTLLTAISKARPKVAPYPFTTLTPQVGIVEYPDYEKLTVCDVPGLIEGAHRDVGLGHSFLRHVRRCKALVILLDMAATDGHAPWDDYRQLLRELELYDAEMLAKPRFVVANKMDEPAAEANLRKFKRKVPRIKVLPMAAAFDEGIAVFLKRLREVVGESGA; this is encoded by the coding sequence ATGTTTGTGGATGAGGTCAAAGTTTACGCCCGCGCGGGCCACGGCGGGAAAGGCTGCATCGCCTTTCGCCGCGAGGCCTACCGGCCGAAAGGCGGTCCCGACGGCGGCAACGGCGGTCGTGGCGGCGACGTCATTCTCGAGGCGGACCACGACCTCAACAACCTCATCAACCAGTTCTACCAGCCACGACTGATCGCACAGGATGGGGGGTTTGGCCTTGGCAAGGGCATGGACGGACGCGCGGGCCGCGACCACGTGGTCAAGGTCCCGTGCGGCACGCTGGTCTGGCGCGCCGCCAACCCGGCTGCCCCGACCGACGCAGCCACCGGCACGGGCGACGACGAAGACCGGCCGATCATGGCTTCAAGCGGGCAGCGTCCGGTGATCCGGTATTCCGGACGGTCGAAGTTTGAGGAGATCGACCTCGCCCAAGTGCCTCCAGAGTCCGCGCCCGGCAAGCCCGAGCGCGGCGAACTGGTCGCCGACCTCACGCAACACGGGCAGCGGCACGAGCTGTGCAAGGGCGGCCGTGGCGGACTCGGCAACCGCAACTTCGCAACCGCCGCCCGGCAGTCGCCGCGTTTCGCGCAGCCGGGCGAGCCGGGGACCGAGGGGGAATTCCTGTTCGAACTGCGCATCATGGCCGACGTCGGCCTGGTGGGTTTTCCGAACGCCGGCAAGTCCACGCTGCTCACGGCGATTTCAAAGGCCCGGCCGAAGGTCGCCCCGTATCCCTTCACCACGCTCACGCCACAGGTCGGCATCGTGGAGTATCCGGACTACGAGAAACTCACGGTCTGCGACGTGCCCGGCCTCATCGAGGGCGCGCATCGCGACGTCGGCCTTGGCCATTCGTTCCTGCGCCATGTCCGCCGCTGCAAGGCGCTTGTCATCCTGCTCGACATGGCGGCCACGGACGGCCACGCCCCGTGGGACGATTACCGCCAGTTGCTCCGGGAGCTGGAACTCTACGACGCGGAGATGCTCGCCAAGCCGAGGTTTGTGGTGGCGAACAAAATGGACGAGCCGGCTGCGGAGGCGAACTTGCGGAAGTTCAAGCGCAAGGTGCCGCGAATCAAAGTCCTCCCGATGGCCGCGGCGTTCGACGAGGGCATTGCGGTGTTCCTCAAGCGGCTACGCGAAGTGGTCGGAGAATCGGGCGCCTGA
- a CDS encoding 50S ribosomal protein L27, translating into MAHKKGQGSSRNGRDSHSKRLGVKVFGDQKVTAGGIIIRQRGSKFHAGKNVGIGRDWTLFALTAGLVKFDKGRRRVHVIPTPPTVEPAAPAPVEPAPAAGT; encoded by the coding sequence ATGGCACACAAGAAAGGTCAAGGCAGCAGCCGCAACGGGCGCGACAGCCACAGCAAGCGCCTCGGCGTCAAAGTTTTTGGCGACCAAAAAGTCACGGCCGGCGGCATCATCATTCGCCAGCGCGGGTCCAAGTTCCATGCGGGCAAGAACGTCGGCATCGGCCGCGACTGGACGCTCTTCGCGCTCACCGCGGGGCTCGTAAAGTTCGACAAGGGCCGCCGCCGCGTGCATGTCATCCCCACGCCCCCGACGGTTGAACCGGCCGCGCCGGCGCCGGTGGAACCCGCCCCCGCGGCCGGCACCTAA
- the rplU gene encoding 50S ribosomal protein L21, whose amino-acid sequence MYAVLVTGSKQYQVTPGDKLEIERLDTPAGQPVTFDRVLLVNNDGQLRIGTPTVPNATVTAEVLEHKRGKKVIIFKMKRRKGYHKTQGHRQELTVVKITDIKA is encoded by the coding sequence ATGTATGCCGTCCTCGTAACCGGAAGCAAACAGTATCAAGTGACCCCGGGCGACAAGCTCGAGATCGAGCGTCTCGACACGCCCGCGGGGCAGCCAGTCACCTTCGACCGCGTGCTGCTCGTCAACAACGACGGCCAGCTCAGGATCGGCACGCCGACCGTTCCCAATGCGACCGTCACAGCCGAAGTCCTCGAGCACAAGCGCGGCAAAAAGGTGATCATCTTCAAGATGAAACGGCGCAAGGGCTACCACAAGACGCAGGGCCACCGGCAGGAACTGACCGTCGTCAAGATCACCGACATCAAGGCCTAG
- a CDS encoding Gfo/Idh/MocA family oxidoreductase produces the protein MTTGNPLGVGIVGLGFMAATHIKAWRQIPEARVAALCNPSGRHLDGDFTGVAGNVGDNAPVQLEPGSFKAFRDFDALLADPSIAIVDICAPTHAHPALALAALGAGKHVLCEKPLARTAALARNIAGAAADAKGFFMPAMCLRFWPGWSWLKQAIDAGTYGKVFGARFRRVAEPPGWGHSHFVDGAKSGGALLDLHIHDVDFIQFCFGRPRAVFATGYTKHTGAVDHVVAQYLFADGPAVHAEGAWCMTPGFGFSMSYTVNFERATADFDLARGADALKLHEPGQPARIVKCDGPDGYVNELRHFTDAILAGKPPTVVTVQDAVEAVELCEAEERSAQGGRVVAI, from the coding sequence ATGACAACCGGAAATCCACTCGGCGTCGGCATCGTCGGCCTCGGCTTCATGGCGGCGACGCATATCAAGGCGTGGCGGCAGATTCCCGAGGCGCGCGTCGCGGCGCTGTGCAACCCGAGCGGACGCCATCTCGACGGTGACTTCACCGGCGTCGCCGGCAATGTGGGCGACAACGCGCCGGTGCAGCTGGAGCCGGGCTCATTCAAGGCCTTCCGCGACTTCGACGCGTTGCTTGCGGACCCGTCCATCGCCATCGTGGACATTTGCGCGCCGACCCACGCGCACCCGGCGCTCGCCCTCGCGGCGCTGGGCGCGGGGAAACACGTCCTCTGCGAGAAGCCGCTTGCGCGCACCGCCGCGCTCGCGCGAAACATCGCGGGGGCCGCGGCGGACGCGAAGGGCTTCTTCATGCCGGCGATGTGCCTGCGATTCTGGCCGGGCTGGTCGTGGTTGAAGCAGGCGATTGACGCGGGCACTTACGGGAAAGTTTTCGGCGCGCGATTCCGCCGCGTTGCGGAACCGCCGGGCTGGGGCCACTCGCACTTCGTCGACGGCGCGAAGTCCGGCGGCGCGCTGCTCGACCTGCACATTCACGACGTGGACTTCATTCAGTTCTGCTTCGGCCGGCCGCGCGCGGTCTTCGCGACGGGCTACACCAAGCACACGGGCGCGGTTGACCACGTCGTGGCGCAGTATCTGTTTGCGGACGGGCCGGCCGTCCACGCGGAGGGCGCGTGGTGCATGACGCCGGGATTTGGCTTCAGCATGAGCTACACGGTGAACTTCGAGCGCGCGACGGCGGACTTCGACCTTGCGCGCGGCGCCGACGCGCTGAAGCTCCACGAACCCGGCCAACCCGCGCGCATCGTCAAATGTGACGGTCCCGACGGCTACGTGAACGAACTGCGGCACTTCACGGACGCGATCCTCGCTGGCAAGCCGCCGACGGTCGTGACCGTGCAGGACGCGGTGGAGGCGGTGGAACTGTGCGAGGCCGAGGAGCGATCCGCGCAGGGCGGGCGAGTCGTCGCGATCTGA
- a CDS encoding sugar phosphate isomerase/epimerase, translating into MPAHLASRLAVCSWSLHPATPQQLLQDLESIGIPRIQLALDPLRSNPDVWRSAPMLLAQRDIEVVAGMFGTVGEDYSTPETIKRTGGVVPDATWEQNCRNIQQVARIAGQLALPLVTFHAGFLPHEESDPDYSKLLDRISRIAELFGEQGIALGFETGQETAETLRAFLEKLDCANVGVNFDPANMILYEKGDPIAALRVLAPFLRSCHLKDATATKVPGTWGDEVVVGTGQVDWRAFFRTLDEVKFKGHLSIEREAGTTRVADIVNAKEFVLGL; encoded by the coding sequence ATGCCCGCTCATCTTGCTTCGCGTCTCGCGGTCTGTTCGTGGTCGCTCCACCCGGCGACGCCACAACAACTGCTCCAGGACCTGGAATCCATCGGCATCCCGCGCATCCAGCTTGCGCTCGACCCGTTGCGCTCGAACCCCGACGTGTGGCGCTCCGCGCCGATGCTCCTTGCGCAGCGCGACATCGAGGTCGTCGCCGGAATGTTCGGCACGGTCGGCGAGGATTACTCGACGCCCGAGACCATCAAGCGCACCGGCGGCGTGGTGCCCGATGCGACGTGGGAGCAGAACTGCCGCAACATCCAGCAAGTCGCGCGCATCGCGGGGCAGCTTGCGCTTCCGCTCGTGACCTTCCACGCGGGCTTCCTCCCGCACGAAGAGAGCGACCCCGATTATTCCAAGCTGCTTGACCGGATCTCGCGCATCGCCGAGCTCTTCGGCGAGCAGGGCATTGCGCTGGGATTTGAGACCGGGCAGGAGACCGCGGAAACGCTGCGGGCATTCTTGGAGAAGCTCGACTGCGCGAACGTAGGCGTGAACTTCGACCCGGCGAACATGATCCTCTACGAGAAGGGCGACCCCATCGCCGCGCTGCGCGTGCTCGCGCCGTTCCTGCGCTCGTGCCACCTCAAGGACGCCACCGCCACGAAGGTGCCCGGCACATGGGGCGACGAGGTTGTCGTCGGCACCGGGCAGGTGGACTGGCGGGCGTTCTTCCGCACGCTGGACGAAGTGAAGTTCAAAGGCCACCTCTCCATCGAGCGCGAAGCGGGCACGACTCGCGTGGCTGACATCGTGAACGCGAAGGAGTTTGTGCTTGGGCTGTAG